A DNA window from Undibacterium sp. YM2 contains the following coding sequences:
- a CDS encoding transporter substrate-binding domain-containing protein — MTSGKCGKTVAKWLVAFSIFCLHAACPVLAQQESIRIATFGQGGPMEKAAAIHLTECYKKLGMQVEFVNLPGNRALQESNSGRLDGELMRKTGLGVEYPNLLQIMVPLATTNTVAFAMDKNIDLDKGWASLKEHTFSYETGTKVIEQNTQGFSTGHAEHNIKAAFRQMLNRRVELIVIDEQAGLQLVKEMGLEGTVHMLTPPISTTPLYHYLHKKHADLANRLEALLRKNH; from the coding sequence ATGACCTCAGGCAAGTGTGGCAAAACCGTTGCGAAGTGGCTAGTTGCATTCAGCATTTTTTGTCTGCATGCTGCCTGCCCTGTCCTTGCGCAGCAAGAGAGCATACGCATCGCCACCTTTGGCCAGGGCGGCCCCATGGAAAAAGCTGCAGCAATTCATCTGACCGAGTGTTATAAAAAGCTCGGCATGCAGGTCGAGTTCGTCAACCTGCCCGGCAACCGCGCCTTGCAGGAATCAAACAGTGGGCGCCTGGATGGTGAACTCATGCGCAAGACGGGCCTGGGTGTGGAATATCCCAATCTCCTGCAAATCATGGTGCCGCTGGCAACCACTAATACCGTAGCCTTTGCCATGGATAAAAACATCGATCTCGACAAAGGCTGGGCCAGCCTGAAAGAACATACGTTTTCTTATGAAACCGGCACCAAGGTCATAGAACAAAATACCCAGGGCTTCAGTACCGGCCATGCCGAACATAATATCAAGGCGGCTTTCAGGCAGATGCTGAACCGCCGGGTAGAGCTCATTGTCATTGACGAACAGGCAGGTTTGCAACTGGTCAAAGAGATGGGTCTCGAAGGCACAGTGCACATGCTGACCCCACCCATCAGCACGACACCGCTCTACCATTACCTGCACAAGAAACATGCAGACCTGGCCAACAGGCTGGAAGCTTTGCTACGCAAGAATCATTGA
- a CDS encoding glutathione S-transferase N-terminal domain-containing protein, translated as MSSSVLNNFPITKKWPAQHPERLQLYSLPTPNGVKVSIMLEETGLAYEPHLVSFETNDQMSPEFLSLNPNNKIPAIIDPQGPGDKPLALFESGAILIYLADKTGQCIPADAAERYECLQWLMFQMGGIGPMFGQLGFFNKFAGKAYEDKRPRDRYVAESTRLLAVVNQRLADRKWIMGDTYTIADIAIFPWIRNLIGFYEAGELVGINDFPHVQRALAEFVGRPAVQRGLLIPARG; from the coding sequence ATGTCCAGCTCTGTTCTTAATAATTTCCCCATCACCAAAAAATGGCCAGCCCAGCATCCTGAGCGCCTGCAACTGTATTCACTGCCGACACCGAATGGCGTCAAGGTTTCCATCATGCTCGAAGAAACCGGCCTGGCTTATGAACCCCACCTCGTCAGCTTTGAGACCAATGACCAGATGTCGCCAGAATTCCTGTCGCTGAACCCGAATAATAAAATCCCTGCCATCATTGACCCGCAAGGCCCCGGTGACAAGCCACTGGCCCTGTTTGAATCCGGTGCCATCCTGATCTACCTGGCAGACAAGACCGGGCAGTGCATCCCCGCCGATGCGGCTGAGCGTTATGAATGTCTGCAATGGCTGATGTTCCAGATGGGTGGCATAGGCCCGATGTTTGGGCAGCTTGGTTTCTTCAATAAATTTGCAGGCAAGGCCTATGAAGACAAACGCCCGCGCGACCGCTACGTGGCAGAGTCCACGCGCCTGCTGGCCGTCGTCAATCAACGCCTGGCCGACCGCAAATGGATCATGGGCGATACCTATACCATTGCCGATATCGCGATCTTCCCATGGATACGCAACCTCATCGGTTTTTATGAGGCAGGCGAGCTGGTAGGTATCAATGACTTCCCCCATGTGCAACGTGCCCTGGCCGAGTTTGTCGGGCGCCCGGCGGTGCAGCGGGGCTTGTTGATACCGGCACGCGGATGA
- a CDS encoding ABC transporter ATP-binding protein, with product MQFDLHIHKSLQSGQRRFELDVVVRSDSQRLVILGPSGAGKSLVLKAIAGLMTPDTGYIHVAGNTLFDHTARINLPPQRRQLAYLFQDYALFPHLNVAQNIAFGLSHGWRNPSAKVQNEKVDYWLEALHIKALARQMPHELSGGQKQRTALARALIAEPRALLLDEPFAALDQPLRISMRKELDSLQKQLNIPMILITHDAEDAQVFGEHVLNLQDGRLVESTKYAA from the coding sequence ATGCAATTTGACCTGCACATACACAAGAGCCTGCAATCTGGCCAGCGTCGCTTTGAACTGGATGTTGTGGTTCGCAGCGATAGCCAGCGCCTCGTCATACTTGGCCCGTCTGGCGCGGGCAAGAGTCTGGTGCTCAAAGCCATCGCCGGTTTGATGACGCCCGATACTGGCTATATCCATGTGGCAGGTAATACCCTGTTCGACCATACTGCGCGTATCAACCTGCCGCCACAGCGCCGCCAGCTTGCATACCTGTTCCAGGACTACGCCCTGTTCCCGCATCTGAACGTGGCGCAGAATATTGCTTTTGGTCTCAGTCATGGCTGGCGCAATCCATCTGCCAAAGTACAGAATGAAAAAGTCGATTACTGGCTCGAAGCACTGCACATCAAAGCCCTGGCCAGGCAAATGCCGCATGAATTATCCGGCGGACAAAAACAGAGAACAGCCCTGGCCCGCGCCCTTATCGCCGAGCCGCGTGCACTTTTGCTTGATGAACCTTTTGCCGCCCTCGACCAGCCCCTGCGCATCAGCATGCGCAAAGAGCTGGACAGTCTGCAAAAGCAATTGAATATCCCCATGATACTCATCACCCATGATGCAGAAGACGCCCAGGTGTTTGGTGAGCATGTATTGAATTTGCAGGATGGCAGACTCGTCGAAAGCACAAAATATGCAGCATGA
- a CDS encoding gluconolaconase translates to MLRTILIRLLFVIALIAIVLGLARYLGKDSSNVAPDNLLAKVGIIKKPAATSFDWQAELNVYAGMHDVDSSYFSDPYAVAIDKQGTIFVSDAGEHNQILKISVDGAVAPYAGSVEGFADGKTDQAAFNTPSGIALDGKGNLLVADTGNHAIRSISPEGVVTTLAGNGKPGYRDGMGAETQFNGPVGITVDKAGNIYVADTYNDRIRKISPDGQVSTLAGGNGSGYLDGAAAAALFDTPTGLAINSKGDILIADSKNDAIRRLSKDGQVTTLARALDDEEKPLMRRPLSIVTTYDDHLYIGEGGKGRILQISPTGEMRGLTGVGISFEAGDEKAIRFQQPTGIALNDKGGLLVSDSARLQLVSLHSKGMPDSMSGQKPAAPATMQEIKNTRLDDEIKSYPWPIKPQKSPHEVVGTMGEVRGNYDGESRDHFHGGLDVQANMGTTVYAIASEKVRGTSSSWGYAGLSEGIKLDSMAYIHMKVGRTAKDALIDDDKFQLQTLADGKPYAVRVRRGTRFKTGEALGSINRMFHVHLEHNHAGLKINPLKLNFPGLVDTIAPQIEDITIVDGSGKEIKDKQQGRLLLSSQVKDYGIVVDAYDQVDGNAKRRRLGLYQLGYQLLYTDGSPVPGYETPRMTMEFNALPPDREMVKLLYAEESGITVHGAKKTRFLYMASNTVKDGIAKKGSWDISKLAPGNYVLRIHTADFAGNVAKDNRDLGFRVE, encoded by the coding sequence ATGCTCAGAACCATCCTCATACGCCTGCTGTTTGTTATCGCCTTGATCGCCATAGTCCTGGGGCTGGCACGCTATCTGGGCAAAGACAGCAGCAATGTTGCGCCCGATAACTTGCTGGCGAAAGTAGGTATCATCAAAAAACCGGCAGCAACTTCATTTGACTGGCAGGCTGAACTGAATGTGTATGCAGGCATGCATGACGTCGATAGCAGTTATTTTTCTGACCCTTATGCAGTCGCGATAGACAAGCAGGGCACTATTTTTGTCAGCGATGCAGGTGAGCATAACCAGATCTTGAAGATCAGCGTTGATGGCGCAGTTGCGCCCTATGCCGGTTCTGTCGAAGGTTTTGCCGACGGCAAGACTGATCAGGCGGCTTTCAATACCCCTTCCGGCATTGCATTGGATGGCAAGGGTAATTTGCTGGTGGCCGATACCGGCAATCATGCAATACGCAGCATCAGCCCTGAAGGCGTGGTGACGACATTAGCAGGCAATGGCAAACCCGGCTACCGCGATGGCATGGGTGCTGAGACACAATTCAATGGCCCGGTCGGCATAACGGTAGATAAGGCGGGTAATATCTACGTAGCCGACACTTACAATGACCGTATACGCAAGATCAGCCCGGATGGCCAGGTCAGCACACTCGCCGGTGGCAATGGCTCTGGTTATCTGGATGGAGCAGCCGCCGCTGCCCTGTTTGATACGCCAACTGGACTGGCAATCAATAGCAAGGGCGACATCCTCATCGCCGACAGCAAGAACGACGCCATACGCAGGCTGAGCAAGGATGGTCAAGTCACCACCCTGGCCCGTGCCCTTGATGATGAAGAGAAACCCCTGATGCGCCGCCCTTTGAGTATTGTTACCACTTATGACGATCATCTGTACATAGGTGAAGGTGGCAAGGGGCGCATCTTACAGATTTCTCCCACAGGTGAAATGCGTGGTCTCACAGGTGTGGGCATCAGCTTTGAAGCCGGGGATGAAAAGGCCATACGCTTCCAGCAGCCGACAGGCATAGCATTGAATGACAAAGGTGGTCTGCTGGTCAGCGATTCCGCCCGCCTGCAATTGGTGAGCCTGCATAGCAAAGGCATGCCGGACAGCATGTCTGGACAAAAACCGGCAGCGCCAGCCACTATGCAGGAAATAAAAAATACCCGTCTTGATGACGAAATCAAATCCTATCCATGGCCCATCAAGCCGCAAAAATCACCGCACGAAGTCGTTGGCACCATGGGTGAAGTGCGTGGCAATTATGATGGTGAAAGTCGCGACCACTTCCACGGTGGCCTTGATGTACAGGCCAACATGGGCACGACCGTATATGCCATCGCCAGTGAAAAAGTGCGCGGCACCAGCAGTAGCTGGGGTTATGCCGGACTCAGCGAAGGCATCAAGCTCGACAGCATGGCTTATATCCACATGAAGGTCGGGCGCACCGCCAAAGATGCGCTGATTGATGACGATAAATTCCAGCTACAAACACTGGCAGATGGCAAACCCTATGCAGTGCGGGTCAGGCGCGGCACCCGCTTCAAGACTGGCGAAGCGCTGGGCAGTATCAACCGCATGTTCCATGTGCATCTGGAACATAATCATGCAGGTCTTAAAATCAATCCTTTGAAATTGAACTTCCCCGGCCTGGTCGATACCATCGCACCGCAGATAGAAGACATCACTATCGTTGATGGCAGCGGCAAAGAGATCAAGGACAAACAACAGGGCCGCCTGCTCCTGTCCAGCCAGGTCAAAGACTATGGCATCGTCGTCGATGCCTATGACCAGGTCGATGGCAATGCCAAACGCCGTCGTCTGGGCTTGTACCAATTGGGTTATCAACTCTTGTACACCGACGGCAGCCCCGTGCCCGGTTATGAAACCCCACGCATGACGATGGAATTCAATGCCCTGCCACCCGACCGTGAAATGGTCAAATTATTGTATGCAGAAGAAAGCGGCATTACCGTGCATGGTGCCAAGAAAACCCGCTTTTTGTACATGGCAAGCAATACGGTCAAGGATGGGATTGCGAAGAAAGGCAGCTGGGATATCAGCAAGCTGGCGCCTGGCAATTATGTCTTGCGTATCCATACAGCGGACTTTGCGGGGAATGTGGCGAAGGACAATCGGGATTTGGGGTTCAGAGTAGAGTAA
- a CDS encoding TOBE domain-containing protein produces MNAKNKEITLQGAVWMTVDGENLGGQSRISLLAQLAESGSITQAAKAVKMSYKAAWDAIDTMNNLAGEPLVERLTGGKGGGGTRLTKRGEQLVSNFKIIEQEHRDFIAQLDRQAEGIADDFLLIRKMNMKTSARNQFLGKVSQVKPGAINDEIELEIAGGQKIVAIITHESTQELGLQIGAEAFALIKASSIILMEEDAKARLSARNQLTGTISRILPGAVNTEVVLELPGGATLAAIITNESATSMGLVVGGTVTGLFKASSVILGVAG; encoded by the coding sequence ATGAATGCAAAGAATAAAGAAATTACTCTGCAAGGCGCAGTCTGGATGACCGTAGATGGAGAAAACCTTGGAGGCCAAAGCCGCATCTCCTTGCTGGCCCAGCTTGCCGAAAGTGGCTCAATTACCCAGGCCGCAAAAGCCGTCAAGATGAGCTATAAAGCCGCCTGGGATGCCATCGACACCATGAACAATCTCGCAGGCGAACCCCTGGTAGAGCGCCTGACCGGCGGCAAAGGCGGCGGTGGTACAAGACTGACCAAGCGTGGTGAACAACTGGTCAGCAATTTCAAGATCATAGAACAAGAACACCGCGACTTCATTGCCCAGCTAGACAGGCAGGCAGAGGGCATTGCTGACGATTTTTTATTGATCAGGAAAATGAACATGAAAACCAGTGCACGCAACCAGTTCCTCGGCAAAGTCAGCCAGGTCAAACCCGGTGCCATCAATGATGAAATTGAACTTGAAATAGCCGGTGGCCAAAAGATTGTCGCCATCATTACCCATGAAAGCACGCAGGAGCTGGGTTTGCAAATCGGTGCAGAAGCCTTTGCACTCATCAAAGCATCTTCCATCATCCTCATGGAAGAAGATGCCAAGGCCAGGCTGTCAGCCCGCAACCAGCTCACCGGCACCATCAGCCGCATCCTGCCAGGTGCAGTCAATACCGAAGTGGTGCTTGAATTGCCAGGTGGCGCAACACTGGCTGCCATCATCACCAATGAAAGCGCGACCAGCATGGGTCTCGTCGTAGGTGGCACGGTGACTGGCCTGTTCAAGGCTTCCAGTGTGATTTTGGGCGTGGCAGGCTGA
- a CDS encoding EamA family transporter: MKTANASSRLGFWLDTLLTALAPAIWGSTYIVTTQFLPPDRPFTAALLRCLPSGILLVLFCKRLPLPREWGRLLVLAALNIGFFQALLFIAAYRLPGGMAAVIGSIQPLLIMAMVWLMDRRRPAALAITASVCAVLGMAALLLSATAVIDAVGLAAAAAGAICMAGGTYLSRRWQSSLPVLAFTGWQLLLGGLILLPLSLLVDAPLPALNMTQILGYAYLSVVGALLAYSLWFRGIARLSPVAVSSLGLLSPITAVILGWIVLDQSMRGLSLAGLLIVLASVIVVQKSMRSQA; the protein is encoded by the coding sequence ATGAAAACTGCGAATGCATCTTCACGTCTGGGCTTTTGGCTCGACACCTTGCTGACTGCCCTTGCCCCTGCCATCTGGGGCTCCACGTATATCGTTACCACTCAATTCCTGCCGCCAGACCGGCCATTTACTGCCGCCCTGCTGCGCTGCCTGCCTAGCGGGATTTTGCTGGTGCTGTTTTGCAAGCGCCTGCCCTTGCCGCGTGAATGGGGTCGCTTGCTGGTACTGGCTGCACTGAATATCGGTTTCTTCCAGGCGCTGCTGTTCATTGCTGCTTACCGTTTACCAGGTGGCATGGCAGCGGTGATTGGTTCAATACAGCCCTTGCTGATTATGGCAATGGTCTGGTTAATGGACAGGCGCAGGCCAGCCGCGCTGGCGATCACGGCCAGTGTCTGTGCCGTACTGGGGATGGCGGCGCTATTGCTATCAGCCACGGCGGTCATTGATGCCGTGGGTCTGGCAGCTGCTGCGGCCGGGGCGATCTGCATGGCGGGTGGCACTTATCTGTCGCGACGCTGGCAAAGCAGTTTGCCGGTATTGGCGTTCACAGGCTGGCAGCTCTTGCTCGGAGGTTTGATCCTGCTGCCTTTAAGTCTGCTGGTAGATGCCCCGCTGCCTGCACTGAACATGACGCAGATTTTGGGTTATGCCTATCTGTCCGTCGTTGGTGCCTTGCTGGCCTACAGTCTGTGGTTTCGCGGCATAGCACGCTTGTCACCGGTGGCCGTGTCTTCACTGGGTTTGTTAAGCCCCATCACCGCCGTCATCCTGGGCTGGATTGTGCTTGATCAAAGCATGCGCGGACTCTCGCTGGCAGGTTTATTGATCGTTCTTGCCAGCGTCATCGTTGTGCAAAAAAGCATGCGTAGCCAGGCTTGA
- a CDS encoding nitroreductase family protein, giving the protein MHASIQEIIESRISANNYDSSRKLSHDEISELVRLATLAPSAYNFQNWKFLAVVSDEAKQRLQAAAFNQQKVSDAAVTFIICGTLNAHTQLEPALRPSVDAGIIDNKMLTTWVSMAEQSHTNNAVLQRDEALRSASLAAMTLMLAAQGKGLASCALSGFDADAVTREFDLHATEIPVMLITVGYAATGNWPQKPRKQVHEVMQLV; this is encoded by the coding sequence ATGCACGCATCCATACAAGAAATTATTGAATCCCGCATTTCTGCGAATAACTATGACAGCAGCCGCAAGCTCAGCCATGACGAGATCAGCGAGCTCGTGCGCCTGGCGACACTGGCACCTTCTGCCTATAATTTTCAGAACTGGAAATTCCTGGCGGTTGTCAGCGACGAGGCTAAGCAGCGTTTGCAGGCAGCAGCTTTCAACCAACAAAAAGTCAGCGATGCTGCGGTGACTTTCATCATCTGCGGCACCTTGAATGCCCACACCCAACTGGAACCCGCCTTGCGCCCCTCCGTAGATGCTGGGATCATCGATAACAAGATGCTGACAACATGGGTGAGCATGGCTGAACAAAGCCATACCAATAATGCGGTGCTGCAAAGGGATGAAGCCCTGCGCTCAGCATCGCTGGCGGCAATGACCTTGATGCTGGCAGCACAAGGCAAGGGGCTGGCATCTTGCGCGTTAAGTGGTTTTGATGCAGATGCGGTGACGCGTGAGTTTGATCTGCATGCCACAGAAATCCCGGTCATGCTGATCACGGTGGGCTATGCCGCCACAGGCAACTGGCCGCAAAAACCACGCAAGCAAGTGCATGAAGTGATGCAACTGGTTTGA
- a CDS encoding SDR family NAD(P)-dependent oxidoreductase, which yields MADSLLSSFPQGFRALVIGASGGIGAAFVELLRAQEHCGLVVSLHRQSQPPLDFASEEGIAQAATVMKEHGPFHLIINATGVLHTADFMPEKKLADLQYAQMQATFLVNTFGPALLLRHFAPLLDKQRGVMAMLSAKVGSIGDNRLGGWYSYRASKAALNMMIKTAAIELKRTHPDAVLFALHPGTVNTALSQPFRGASIGRPVTQAASEMLAVINSMKPAQSGEFYTYAGETLPW from the coding sequence ATGGCGGATAGTTTGCTAAGCTCCTTCCCGCAGGGCTTCAGGGCGTTAGTCATCGGTGCATCTGGCGGCATAGGTGCGGCATTTGTAGAATTATTGCGTGCGCAAGAACATTGCGGCCTGGTTGTAAGTCTGCATCGCCAAAGCCAGCCGCCGCTGGACTTCGCCAGTGAAGAAGGTATCGCGCAAGCCGCTACTGTGATGAAAGAGCATGGCCCTTTTCATCTCATCATCAATGCGACGGGTGTATTGCATACTGCTGACTTCATGCCCGAGAAAAAACTGGCCGATTTGCAATATGCACAAATGCAGGCGACCTTTCTCGTCAACACCTTTGGTCCTGCCTTGCTCCTGCGTCACTTCGCACCTCTGCTCGACAAACAGAGAGGTGTCATGGCCATGCTATCTGCCAAGGTCGGCAGTATAGGAGACAATCGCCTCGGCGGCTGGTATAGCTACCGCGCATCCAAGGCGGCGCTGAACATGATGATCAAGACCGCCGCCATAGAACTCAAACGCACCCATCCTGATGCAGTCTTATTTGCCTTGCACCCCGGCACGGTCAACACCGCCTTGTCGCAACCTTTTCGCGGCGCAAGCATAGGCCGCCCTGTCACGCAGGCAGCCAGTGAAATGCTGGCGGTGATCAACAGCATGAAGCCTGCACAATCGGGTGAGTTTTATACTTATGCTGGTGAGACGCTGCCCTGGTAA
- the can gene encoding carbonate dehydratase, which produces MNATSNTGLTPQQLFENNRKWAAAITAKDANFFKTLAAQQSPEYLWIGCSDSRVPANELLGLLPGELFVHRNIANVVVHSDLNCLSVLQFAIDVLGVKHIIICGHYGCSGVHAAMTNRRVGLADNWLRHVQDVHQKHEKYLGEVLSVQEKSERLCELNVIEQVVNLCRTTVVQDAWERGQSLTVHGWVYGLRDGLLSELGMTISSADELTPHLEASLARYDQ; this is translated from the coding sequence ATGAACGCAACAAGCAACACTGGATTGACTCCACAGCAATTATTTGAAAACAACCGCAAATGGGCTGCTGCCATCACGGCAAAAGACGCCAACTTCTTCAAGACGCTGGCGGCACAGCAAAGCCCTGAATACTTATGGATAGGCTGCTCTGACAGCCGCGTTCCAGCCAATGAATTGCTGGGCCTTTTGCCTGGCGAACTGTTTGTTCACCGCAATATCGCCAACGTGGTTGTGCATTCTGACCTCAATTGCCTGTCTGTATTGCAATTCGCGATTGATGTACTGGGTGTCAAACACATCATTATCTGCGGCCATTATGGCTGCTCAGGCGTGCATGCTGCCATGACCAACCGCCGTGTTGGCCTGGCCGACAACTGGCTGCGCCATGTGCAGGACGTGCATCAAAAACATGAGAAATACCTGGGCGAGGTATTGTCTGTGCAAGAGAAAAGCGAACGCCTGTGCGAGCTCAATGTCATTGAACAGGTGGTCAATCTTTGCCGCACCACTGTCGTACAAGACGCCTGGGAGCGTGGTCAGTCACTGACTGTGCATGGCTGGGTGTATGGTCTGCGCGACGGTTTGCTGAGTGAACTTGGCATGACCATCAGCTCTGCTGATGAGCTGACCCCGCATCTCGAAGCCAGCCTGGCACGTTATGATCAATAA
- a CDS encoding TIGR02450 family Trp-rich protein — MNPIQPNKLMLSKWTAVEVVAKQKHFLVSKVYLPEQQEGQLVMNAQVEFVELEAVYTKAKRKIAWRELADTTMWKQGWL; from the coding sequence ATGAATCCCATACAGCCAAACAAGCTCATGCTCTCCAAATGGACTGCGGTAGAAGTCGTCGCCAAACAAAAGCATTTTCTGGTCAGTAAAGTCTATTTGCCTGAGCAACAAGAAGGGCAGCTTGTCATGAATGCCCAGGTAGAATTTGTTGAGCTTGAAGCCGTGTATACCAAGGCCAAACGCAAGATCGCCTGGCGGGAACTGGCTGACACGACCATGTGGAAGCAAGGGTGGCTATGA
- a CDS encoding cryptochrome/photolyase family protein, giving the protein MQSTAPATTLRLILGDQLYPAHSWFSQASDDVVYVMMEIRQETDYVLHHAQKIIAIFAAMRELAAQLQAAGHRLHYLAIDDADNTQSLTANLDWLLAHYQCSQFEYQEPDEFRLDAQLAAYCDASKINCRMRSSEHFFTRRDEAAILFEGRKKWLMENFYRHMRVKHQVLLEEANKPVGGQWNYDHDNRKAWPGIPWEPADFRPRHDHSGLWETIQQAGINSFGEANASNFAWPLNRAEALAQLDAFIQHALPHFGEFQDAMSSKSWRLFHSLISFALNVKMLQPQEVVSKVEAALWAGHAALPAVEGYIRQILGWREYVRGIYWAQMPGYEEHNFFGHEAELPAWFWTGKTKMRCLSSAISQSLEQAHAHHIQRLMVIGNFALLAGLQPQQVHRWYLGVYIDAFEWVELPNTLGMSQFADGGMLATKPYVSAAAYIDKMSDYCKGCHYDKKQRTSEQACPYNALYWDFFARNEDKLSSNPRIGMVYPQLRKMDKDVLQALRDRATDIRARLDDL; this is encoded by the coding sequence ATGCAATCTACTGCACCTGCAACGACATTGCGCCTGATACTCGGTGACCAGCTCTATCCTGCGCATAGCTGGTTTAGCCAAGCTTCTGACGATGTCGTCTATGTCATGATGGAAATCCGTCAAGAGACAGATTACGTTCTCCATCATGCGCAAAAAATTATCGCCATCTTCGCCGCCATGCGCGAGCTGGCTGCGCAACTCCAGGCTGCTGGCCATCGCCTGCATTATCTGGCTATCGATGATGCAGACAATACGCAATCTCTGACAGCCAATCTTGACTGGCTGCTGGCACATTACCAATGCAGTCAGTTTGAATACCAGGAGCCTGATGAATTCAGGCTTGATGCACAACTCGCCGCCTATTGCGATGCCAGCAAGATCAATTGCCGCATGCGCAGTAGTGAACATTTTTTTACCCGCCGTGATGAAGCCGCCATCCTGTTTGAAGGCCGCAAGAAATGGTTGATGGAAAATTTCTATCGCCACATGCGGGTCAAGCACCAGGTCTTGCTGGAAGAAGCCAACAAACCAGTCGGCGGGCAATGGAATTACGACCACGACAACCGCAAAGCCTGGCCCGGCATACCCTGGGAACCGGCAGACTTCCGGCCACGGCATGATCATTCAGGCTTGTGGGAAACCATACAGCAGGCAGGCATCAATAGCTTTGGTGAGGCGAACGCGAGTAATTTTGCCTGGCCGCTGAATCGAGCAGAAGCACTGGCGCAACTTGATGCTTTCATCCAGCATGCCTTGCCGCATTTTGGTGAGTTTCAGGATGCCATGAGCAGCAAGTCATGGCGCTTGTTTCATTCACTGATTTCTTTCGCCTTGAATGTCAAAATGCTGCAGCCGCAAGAAGTGGTCAGCAAGGTAGAGGCGGCACTCTGGGCCGGCCATGCCGCACTGCCTGCAGTAGAGGGCTATATACGGCAGATACTGGGCTGGCGAGAATATGTGCGCGGCATTTACTGGGCGCAAATGCCAGGCTATGAAGAACATAATTTCTTTGGCCATGAGGCAGAATTACCAGCATGGTTCTGGACTGGTAAAACAAAAATGCGTTGCCTCTCCAGTGCCATCAGCCAGTCGCTGGAGCAAGCCCATGCCCACCATATTCAACGCCTGATGGTCATCGGCAATTTTGCCTTGCTGGCGGGCTTGCAGCCGCAGCAAGTTCATCGCTGGTACCTGGGTGTTTATATCGATGCGTTTGAGTGGGTAGAATTGCCCAATACTTTGGGCATGAGCCAGTTTGCTGACGGTGGTATGCTGGCCACCAAACCCTATGTATCCGCCGCAGCCTATATCGACAAGATGAGTGATTATTGCAAGGGCTGCCATTACGATAAAAAGCAACGTACAAGCGAACAAGCTTGCCCCTACAATGCCCTGTACTGGGATTTTTTTGCGCGCAACGAAGACAAGTTATCCAGTAACCCCCGCATAGGCATGGTATATCCGCAACTCAGGAAAATGGATAAAGACGTCTTGCAGGCGCTGCGCGACAGGGCAACAGATATACGTGCCAGGCTCGATGATCTTTAA
- a CDS encoding MarR family winged helix-turn-helix transcriptional regulator, translating to MAEKTMDAVDKILEQWRNARPDLDCSPMENIGRLRRCSDLLSRALESTFNTFGMSAWEFDMLATLRRSSATFCMSPTDLFSKLMVTSGTMTHRLQKLEASGWILRLQNPDDARSMLVQLTDTGKDLVDRALVAHVENERRIMAGLNAADLKRLNEGLRAMLAVLERSGEDI from the coding sequence ATGGCGGAAAAAACGATGGATGCAGTCGACAAGATTTTGGAGCAATGGCGCAATGCCAGACCAGACCTTGATTGCAGCCCCATGGAAAACATAGGCCGCCTGCGCCGTTGCAGCGACCTGCTGAGCCGCGCGCTTGAGAGTACCTTCAATACCTTCGGCATGAGCGCCTGGGAATTCGACATGCTGGCCACCTTGCGCCGCTCCAGCGCCACCTTCTGCATGAGCCCGACTGACCTGTTCTCCAAACTCATGGTCACCTCCGGCACCATGACACACAGACTGCAAAAACTCGAAGCCAGCGGCTGGATACTACGCCTGCAAAACCCCGACGACGCCCGCAGCATGCTGGTGCAATTGACAGATACCGGCAAAGATCTGGTAGATCGTGCGCTGGTTGCTCACGTAGAGAACGAGAGACGCATCATGGCGGGTTTAAATGCTGCGGATTTGAAGCGTTTGAATGAGGGCTTGCGGGCGATGTTGGCGGTGTTGGAGAGGAGTGGAGAGGATATCTAA
- a CDS encoding DUF2256 domain-containing protein, translating into MKMRKKADLPSKLCQTCGLPFNWRKKWEKNWDEVKYCSQRCRSNSQSNRNSKSQT; encoded by the coding sequence ATGAAAATGCGCAAAAAGGCCGACCTGCCCAGCAAGCTTTGCCAGACTTGCGGCCTGCCATTTAACTGGCGCAAGAAATGGGAAAAAAACTGGGACGAGGTCAAATACTGTTCCCAGCGCTGCCGCAGCAACAGCCAGAGCAATCGCAATAGCAAGTCTCAGACTTGA